In Tenacibaculum sp. 190524A02b, the genomic stretch AAGAACATGCTATGTTGGGAGGAATACCCATTCAAAACCCAACAGCATATACATTTGACGGTGATACAAAGGAAATTTTTGCACGAATATATCTTGAAGGAAGTCAGTGTTATGCAGTAACCTCTTTTAAGTTGTCAAAAAGCGGTACTACAGGAACTTTACCTATTGAAGATAATTATGCTTTTTGTGGTAGTAGTGCCAATGCAACTGATAAAGAAGTACGTATAACATTAGATTCATATGATACGTATAGTTGGAACAAAATAGCAACCAATGGAGACGCTACCGAATTTTTTACAGGAAATGAAGTAGTAATTACTGAAGAAGGAAATTATAGTGTAACCGTAACTAGTGGTGGACAAGGCGGATGTGAGCTTTCTAAAGATTTTACAGTTGAGGTAATCAGTCCCACCGCTAATAAACCATCAGATTTTAATGAGTGTTCAGTGAATGGACAAGATATTGTTTTTGATTTAACAACTAAAACCGCTGAAATACTAGGTAGTCAACAAGGAGCTGAGGTAACTTTTCATACCTCACAAGCTGATGCTGATGCTGGAACAGAAATAATTCAAACTCCAGATTCCTATAGTATTACTACTGATGAAAAAGAGATATTTGCAAGAGTTTTTATTCAAGGTAAAACATGTCAAAGCACCACTTCTTTTATGTTACGCAAAAATGAAATTACGATTAATTTAGAAGAAGAATATGCCTTTTGTAATAATAGCACTGATCCAAATGATTCACAAGTTAAACTATCCTTAGAAGTGTTTGATAGTTATAGCTGGAATACTCTAGGTGCTAATGGAATTAAAACAGAGTTTTCTACAGCAAGAGAAGTAACAATTACAAATGCAGGTACCTATAGTGTTACTGTAAGAAAAGGAGTTTGTGAAGAAACTAAAGAATTTAAAGTAGATGGAGTAGATCCTATAGCTAACCAACCATCAGAGTATTCACTTTGTATTAAAGACGGCGAAGACCCGATATTTGATTTAACTACTAAAGATGTTGAGATTATAAACGGGCAAGTAGGTAATTTTACTATAACATATCATAATACAGAAGATGAAGCTAATAGTGGAACCGCACCAATAACCAATACTACTAATTATACTTTTAGTGAAACTGAAAAGGAAATTTACGCTAGAATTTTTATAGCAGATAAAGGATGCCATAATAGTACTTCTTTCAAACTAATAAAAAACGATCTTAGTATCAATGTTGAAGAAGAATACAATATTTGCTCAGGCACTATTTCTACCGTAGAAATAGATTTAAGTAATGATGGTTTTGATTCATATGAATGGCGATATTTAGACACAAGTGAAGATATTTCAACAGAACCAAAAGTAACCTTAACAAAACCTGGAACCTATAGTATTAAGGTAACAAAAAACAATTTATGTGAAGCTATTAAAACCTTTAAAATTACTAAAGGAACCTCTGTAAATAACGTAACTACCAACTATATAATATGTGATACTGGTAATGATATTGTTTTTGATTTATCTACTAAAGAAGAGGAAATCAGGCAAAGTGTTTTAGGAACTAGTTTAGAAATTTCATTTCATTTAACACAGGAGAATGCAGACACAAATACAGAGCCTATTACTAATATAACTAATTATTCTTTTGATGGAAATTCACAAGAAGTTTTTGCAAGATTTGCTGAAACTGGGACTGAATGCTATAGTGTAAGTACATTTACATTATATAAAAACAATGTAAACCCAAAAATAGAAGAAAGTTATGCAATTTGTAATAGTAGTGCTAACGTTGCCGATACTCAAATTTTACTTTCGGTAGGAGTTTTTGACACCTATAGCTGGATGAATGTTGATAAAGGTAAAGAAGTCTCTAACACAGCAGATATAACCATTACTGAAACTGGGAATTACAGTCTTACCATTACCAATACTATTGATGGGGAAACCTGTTCACAAACTAAAAACTTTGTGGTAACCGGCGTAGATCCTATTGCCACACCACTTTCTAACTACATTATGTGTGTAGAAACCGAAGACGAACCTATTTTTGATTTAACTACCAAAACCTCGGAAGTTATAGGAACCCAACAAGGAACAAATTTAGCCGTAACTTATCATACCAATTTAGCGGATGCGCAAAGTGGTACAGAAGCAATACAGAATCCTTCAGAATATACTTTTCAAGGAAGTGAAACAGAAATATTTGTTCGTTTGTATTTAGAGGACAAGGGCTGCCAAAACACTACTTCTTTCTGGTTAAAAAAGAATACTATTTTTATTCCTTTAGAAGATGATTATGCAGTTTGCAACAATAGTGCTAACGTTGCTGATACTCAAATTCAGCTTACGCTGGGTACTTTTAGCACCTATAGTTGGCGAAATGAAGACGATAATACTGAAGAGAGTACTACAGCTGACTTTATAGCAACTAAAGCAGGAAATTATAGTGTTACCATTACCAATACTATTGACGGAGAAACTTGTTCACAAACTAAAGCTTTTACAGTAACTGGTGTAGATCCTATAGCCAATAAGCCTGAAGATTATGTGTTATGTGTAGATGACACAACCACTACCCCTGTTTTTGATTTAACAACTAAAACTACTGAAGTTATAGGGAATCAGACAGGAGCTAATTTAATTGTTACCTATCATACCTCTCAAATAGGTGCAGAAAGTGGAGACAGCTCTATTCCGCATCCTTCAAACCATAGTTTTACAGGAGAAGAAACGGAAGTTTTTGCACGTATTTATATTGATGGTAGAGGTTGCCAAAACACTACTAGTTTTAAGTTAGTAAAAAACGATATCACTATTGCTATTGAAGACAGGTATATACTTTGTACTGGAAATGAAGACAACGACAGCATTGAC encodes the following:
- a CDS encoding T9SS type B sorting domain-containing protein yields the protein MKTPYFVLVVLFAITNLFAQNEPCNETQKPTDEAPITLQQLSNLITTPSFYDTNHRYLDGLGTKGGKYSGGFFDTWLGETQIMFPYNGLPIVVNKTSTQYVANDSNYMYWMALTMGQEYMNVDMQWMMGIGAKETFSGTVNASATSLTNGEGAFGPFEVEMFTGLDRVMAYPSFFPKYELHLTNARDIATSGVDPTDFMANYVGTTADIAWLNEAPAVNGYMLGIMNFFTIYNWFSYAQDLCWQQIIEEPADPYYALASMTVTYNRGFSAAATIAETMKKDNYEATKNNPNARDLLPTGHADYRKHITEVIESIVARGEQAATNTSTPLWDYEITWEIIERFFLGEGGTIDVQGKGGLLRHYAPKDIVKRQDIMGTLQQAFTILKGKAPSSSANTISFRYDWLALLRTVKQHFPNDKIFEKPTGGDTAQQVENYSQVGGCCYQEPEIEIIPNCQYEPTSVEVLTPIEKVEWVAKFINEDGDIETFGVLTNKKGAFFFPEPREYTIDVKVTVDGIETVFPQTTVTIPVRPIANEVEDYSSCTGIFDLTTKDAEVIGGQVIPNIKVDYYPVEEHAMLGGIPIQNPTAYTFDGDTKEIFARIYLEGSQCYAVTSFKLSKSGTTGTLPIEDNYAFCGSSANATDKEVRITLDSYDTYSWNKIATNGDATEFFTGNEVVITEEGNYSVTVTSGGQGGCELSKDFTVEVISPTANKPSDFNECSVNGQDIVFDLTTKTAEILGSQQGAEVTFHTSQADADAGTEIIQTPDSYSITTDEKEIFARVFIQGKTCQSTTSFMLRKNEITINLEEEYAFCNNSTDPNDSQVKLSLEVFDSYSWNTLGANGIKTEFSTAREVTITNAGTYSVTVRKGVCEETKEFKVDGVDPIANQPSEYSLCIKDGEDPIFDLTTKDVEIINGQVGNFTITYHNTEDEANSGTAPITNTTNYTFSETEKEIYARIFIADKGCHNSTSFKLIKNDLSINVEEEYNICSGTISTVEIDLSNDGFDSYEWRYLDTSEDISTEPKVTLTKPGTYSIKVTKNNLCEAIKTFKITKGTSVNNVTTNYIICDTGNDIVFDLSTKEEEIRQSVLGTSLEISFHLTQENADTNTEPITNITNYSFDGNSQEVFARFAETGTECYSVSTFTLYKNNVNPKIEESYAICNSSANVADTQILLSVGVFDTYSWMNVDKGKEVSNTADITITETGNYSLTITNTIDGETCSQTKNFVVTGVDPIATPLSNYIMCVETEDEPIFDLTTKTSEVIGTQQGTNLAVTYHTNLADAQSGTEAIQNPSEYTFQGSETEIFVRLYLEDKGCQNTTSFWLKKNTIFIPLEDDYAVCNNSANVADTQIQLTLGTFSTYSWRNEDDNTEESTTADFIATKAGNYSVTITNTIDGETCSQTKAFTVTGVDPIANKPEDYVLCVDDTTTTPVFDLTTKTTEVIGNQTGANLIVTYHTSQIGAESGDSSIPHPSNHSFTGEETEVFARIYIDGRGCQNTTSFKLVKNDITIAIEDRYILCTGNEDNDSIDLQVDNTNFDTFKWVNTDTNTIVSNTANATINTTGTYSIIATNTNSTCNEATKTFRVVAADIGTINITSQVENNDTIIVEVTGITDTFTYALDDLNGNYQNQVVFENVAAGEHTVYVKTSNGCIYSTRVIVDEDIVIEPEKEINIPKFFTPNGDGINPTWFITDPTNSIPENTKIYIYNRFGKLVTTIVYGGNGWDGTHNGQKMPSNDYWYSFQFVKDNEIQSYKGHFSLLRSEVR